Proteins encoded within one genomic window of Candidatus Giovannonibacteria bacterium:
- a CDS encoding glycosyltransferase family 4 protein: MPDLNKKTKILYVITKSNWGGAQRYVYDTATSLDKEVFDIAVAAGGEGVLTEKLNRAGIRTIPIPFLQRDISIIKEFLSLFALLKIFKSERPDIIHLNSSKAGGLGALAARISSLVTRHSLASLHGRSGPLIVFTAHGWGFNEDRPYVARLIIFLAQWITVIFCHKIITLSRAMHSQAMYFPFSRKKIFFTEQGLRPAELLPREEAKQELTGALSKTNSGNKEFPGLWVGCVAELTKNKGVVYLIEAAGKLTDHDFRLLILGSGEDGEKLRLQISDTKLQDKVFLLGFVLDAAKYFKSFDIFVLPSVTEALGYTLIEAGQAGLPVVATKVGGIPWIIKDGESGILVPPKNPEALAGAIKKLLDDGGLRQQMGQKNHELVSQKFSFDKMLKETVDIYTKP; encoded by the coding sequence ATGCCTGATTTAAATAAAAAGACGAAAATTTTATACGTAATTACCAAATCAAACTGGGGTGGGGCCCAAAGATACGTTTATGATACCGCAACCTCTCTGGATAAAGAAGTGTTTGACATCGCAGTCGCCGCCGGCGGAGAAGGCGTTTTAACGGAGAAGTTGAACCGAGCCGGCATCCGCACCATACCAATTCCTTTTTTGCAGCGCGACATCAGCATCATAAAAGAATTTTTATCGCTTTTTGCTCTTTTGAAAATTTTCAAAAGCGAGCGCCCGGACATCATTCACTTAAACAGCAGCAAGGCGGGCGGGCTCGGGGCATTAGCCGCAAGAATCTCGTCACTCGTCACTCGTCACTCGCTCGCCTCGCTTCACGGGCGAAGCGGGCCACTCATAGTTTTCACCGCCCACGGCTGGGGCTTTAATGAAGACAGGCCTTACGTCGCGCGGCTTATTATTTTCCTTGCGCAATGGATTACGGTTATCTTCTGCCACAAAATTATTACGCTCTCCAGAGCCATGCACAGCCAAGCGATGTATTTCCCGTTCTCCAGAAAAAAAATTTTTTTCACGGAGCAAGGCCTGCGGCCCGCAGAATTGCTGCCGAGAGAAGAAGCAAAACAAGAGCTTACTGGCGCTCTAAGTAAAACAAATTCAGGCAACAAAGAGTTTCCGGGCCTATGGGTCGGATGCGTCGCGGAACTCACTAAAAATAAAGGAGTTGTTTATTTAATTGAAGCCGCGGGCAAACTGACCGACCATGATTTCCGGCTTTTAATACTCGGGTCAGGTGAGGACGGCGAAAAACTCCGGCTTCAAATTTCTGACACAAAATTGCAAGACAAAGTTTTTCTTTTGGGCTTTGTGCTGGATGCCGCCAAATACTTTAAATCCTTTGATATTTTTGTTTTGCCGTCTGTTACCGAAGCGCTCGGGTATACGCTTATTGAAGCCGGGCAAGCCGGACTTCCGGTTGTCGCGACCAAAGTCGGCGGAATCCCGTGGATAATCAAAGACGGCGAATCCGGCATTTTGGTTCCGCCGAAAAACCCTGAAGCGCTTGCCGGGGCCATAAAAAAACTTTTAGACGACGGGGGGCTCCGCCAACAAATGGGGCAGAAAAATCACGAACTCGTCTCCCAAAAATTCTCGTTTGATAAGATGCTCAAAGAGACGGTTGACATTTATACCAAGCCGTGA
- a CDS encoding transposase, whose protein sequence is MRKEVFSVGEFYHIYNRGTDKRKIFLDKYDFERFLQSMQEFNTLKPIGSIYENSFVKNQLGSSASKQRKLVNCVAYCLNPNHYHFILQQTEERGVEKFMQRLGTGFTNYFNNKYHRSGVLFQGKFKSRHIDSNEYLLHISAYVNLNDRIHRLGSRASKSSWEEYVEKQKGTCEKKIILDQFRNIAEYKTFAKESLKDILARKQLYKELETLLFD, encoded by the coding sequence ATGAGAAAAGAGGTATTCTCCGTTGGGGAATTTTATCACATCTATAATCGCGGAACCGATAAGCGAAAAATTTTTTTGGATAAATACGATTTTGAGAGATTTCTGCAAAGCATGCAGGAATTTAACACGTTAAAACCAATAGGCAGTATTTATGAGAATTCTTTCGTAAAAAATCAACTTGGGAGTTCGGCTTCCAAGCAACGCAAATTAGTAAATTGCGTAGCTTACTGCCTTAATCCAAATCACTATCATTTTATTCTTCAGCAAACCGAAGAAAGGGGCGTAGAAAAATTTATGCAAAGACTCGGCACTGGTTTTACAAACTATTTTAATAATAAATATCACCGCAGTGGAGTATTGTTCCAAGGTAAATTTAAATCTCGCCATATTGACTCCAATGAGTATCTTCTGCATATAAGCGCTTATGTAAATTTAAACGACCGCATCCACCGACTTGGAAGCCGAGCTTCCAAGTCGAGTTGGGAAGAATATGTAGAAAAACAAAAAGGGACTTGTGAGAAAAAAATAATCCTAGATCAATTTAGAAACATTGCGGAGTATAAAACTTTCGCAAAAGAATCGCTCAAAGACATATTGGCGCGTAAACAGCTTTACAAAGAGCTGGAAACGTTATTGTTTGATTAA
- a CDS encoding O-antigen ligase family protein — protein sequence MSQKTIDIIVKIIKVGLCVLPAATLIVGGNFFANIFLPGVGDLFFPFITGKNFFFRIVVEILFALWALAAIFDKRFRPTLSPVFWAVSATLVILVLSTIFGENPYRSFWSNYERMEGLVGHLHLFAYFVMLIGVFKSQTDWRRFFYSSIAVSFIITTYSYLQFMGRLEIHQSSDRLDATLGNATYLAIYIIFHLALLAYYLFQPARQLAGGEKRVWIKGLFAALIVLETPIVFLTATRGAILGLMGGAVLFALLLALLDWGAKSRLYKLVAAGLVAAVFLMVGAFFALKNTNFVQKNYVLSRFAQLSPQEQTTKSRFTIWSMALEGFQEHPVLGVGLENFNLVFNKHYKAMLWPQEPWFDRAHNVFFDWLAQGGALGLIAYLGIFIAAIFTLWKNQSDKFATAAFTSLFAAYFFHNLFVFDNLTSYFIFFSVLGFVQFLGSVQQRDFRPPAESFAKYVAVIFVFLAVLFSLYFLNFKPLLANQRLLDALKGMATDSGNVDKVLADFDRVFELKTFGNGEAREQLAGYANKIAGFNVPMELKVKAVQKAVSEMERQVAENPKDARAYLFLSALYLKIGRIDDGLAILAKAHELSPQKQQIYFLLADAHITKGDNKKALEILQEAYDLDPTYGEAVRNLALAAIINGDENYAEKVLSKVFKNGITNDQNLLAAYARVGNYKKVRDIWLLFIKLEPQNAQYRVSLAATYMQLGERQNAIKELQKAIELNPQFKPQGEYFIEEIRAGRNPQ from the coding sequence ATGTCGCAAAAAACAATAGACATCATTGTTAAAATAATCAAAGTCGGGCTTTGCGTTTTGCCGGCCGCCACGCTTATCGTGGGCGGAAATTTTTTCGCCAATATTTTTCTCCCCGGGGTGGGGGATTTATTTTTTCCGTTCATTACCGGAAAAAACTTTTTCTTCAGGATAGTTGTTGAAATTTTGTTCGCCCTCTGGGCGCTGGCGGCGATTTTTGACAAGCGCTTCCGCCCGACATTGTCGCCCGTTTTTTGGGCGGTTTCGGCCACGCTCGTAATTCTGGTTTTATCCACTATTTTCGGGGAGAATCCTTACCGCAGTTTTTGGTCCAATTATGAACGAATGGAGGGGCTCGTGGGGCATCTTCATCTTTTTGCGTATTTCGTAATGCTCATCGGCGTTTTTAAATCGCAAACCGACTGGCGGAGATTTTTTTACTCAAGCATCGCAGTAAGTTTCATAATCACGACTTATTCGTATCTGCAGTTTATGGGGAGGTTGGAAATCCATCAGTCAAGCGATCGGCTTGACGCGACTTTAGGAAACGCGACGTATCTTGCGATTTACATTATTTTTCACCTCGCGCTTCTGGCTTATTATTTATTTCAACCTGCCCGCCAATTGGCAGGCGGGGAAAAACGAGTTTGGATAAAAGGTCTTTTTGCGGCGCTCATTGTTTTGGAGACCCCGATTGTGTTTCTTACCGCAACCAGAGGCGCGATTTTGGGGCTCATGGGGGGCGCGGTGCTTTTTGCTTTGCTTTTGGCGCTGTTGGATTGGGGTGCGAAGAGCAGGCTTTATAAACTTGTTGCCGCCGGGCTTGTTGCGGCTGTTTTTTTAATGGTCGGCGCGTTTTTTGCGTTAAAGAATACTAATTTTGTCCAAAAAAATTATGTGCTTAGCCGCTTTGCCCAGCTTTCGCCGCAGGAGCAGACAACCAAATCGCGCTTTACTATCTGGAGCATGGCGCTGGAGGGGTTTCAGGAACATCCTGTTTTGGGAGTAGGACTTGAAAATTTTAATCTTGTCTTCAATAAGCACTATAAAGCCATGTTGTGGCCGCAGGAGCCGTGGTTTGACAGGGCGCACAACGTATTTTTTGACTGGCTGGCGCAGGGCGGGGCGCTGGGGCTGATTGCTTACCTCGGAATCTTCATTGCGGCTATCTTCACGCTTTGGAAAAATCAATCGGATAAGTTCGCCACTGCCGCTTTCACGTCGCTTTTCGCCGCTTATTTTTTCCACAATCTTTTTGTTTTTGACAATCTTACCTCCTATTTCATTTTTTTCTCGGTTTTGGGTTTCGTGCAATTTTTGGGAAGCGTTCAGCAAAGAGATTTCCGACCCCCCGCTGAATCTTTTGCCAAATACGTCGCCGTCATTTTTGTTTTTCTCGCAGTTTTATTCTCTTTATATTTTTTGAATTTTAAACCGCTTTTGGCAAACCAGAGATTGCTTGACGCGCTGAAGGGCATGGCGACGGATTCCGGAAACGTTGACAAAGTTTTGGCGGATTTTGACAGGGTGTTTGAACTTAAGACCTTCGGCAACGGGGAAGCCAGGGAGCAGCTCGCCGGCTACGCAAACAAAATCGCAGGATTTAACGTCCCGATGGAGCTCAAGGTTAAGGCGGTGCAAAAAGCCGTTTCCGAGATGGAGCGCCAGGTTGCGGAGAACCCGAAAGACGCCCGCGCGTACCTTTTTCTTTCGGCGCTTTATTTGAAAATCGGGCGGATTGACGACGGGCTCGCAATTCTCGCCAAGGCGCATGAATTGTCGCCGCAAAAACAGCAAATTTATTTTTTACTGGCTGACGCGCACATTACGAAAGGGGACAACAAAAAGGCCCTGGAAATTTTACAGGAGGCCTACGACCTTGACCCGACTTACGGGGAGGCGGTGAGAAACCTGGCTTTGGCCGCCATAATTAATGGGGACGAAAATTATGCCGAAAAAGTTTTATCAAAGGTTTTTAAAAACGGAATAACTAACGACCAAAACCTTCTTGCGGCTTACGCTAGAGTGGGGAACTACAAAAAGGTCCGCGATATCTGGCTGCTCTTTATAAAACTGGAACCCCAAAACGCCCAGTACCGCGTGAGCTTGGCGGCAACTTATATGCAGCTGGGGGAGCGTCAAAATGCCATAAAAGAGCTTCAAAAAGCCATAGAGCTTAATCCACAATTTAAGCCGCAGGGAGAGTATTTTATAGAGGAAATACGGGCAGGGAGAAATCCCCAGTAA
- a CDS encoding arginine decarboxylase, pyruvoyl-dependent, giving the protein MVPKKIFFTKGVGAHKEKLASFELALRDAGIAHCNLILVSSIYPPGVKKISKEEGVKSIRPGEIVFCVYDRESTNEPNRLIAASVGLAIPADPEQHGYLSEHHAYGETEEKAGEYAEDLAASMLATILGIEFNSDTAWDEREQLFKMSGKIVRTSNVTQSAIGNKDGLWTTVFAAAVFVEDNNDNAPEQKTT; this is encoded by the coding sequence ATGGTCCCCAAAAAAATATTTTTTACGAAAGGAGTCGGCGCGCATAAAGAAAAACTGGCGTCTTTTGAGCTGGCTTTGCGGGATGCCGGCATTGCCCACTGCAATTTAATTTTGGTCTCCAGCATCTATCCTCCGGGAGTCAAAAAAATTTCCAAGGAAGAAGGGGTAAAATCAATCAGGCCGGGCGAAATTGTCTTTTGCGTCTACGACCGCGAGTCCACCAACGAACCCAACCGTCTCATCGCGGCTTCTGTGGGGCTGGCTATTCCGGCCGACCCAGAACAGCACGGCTATCTTTCAGAGCATCACGCTTACGGAGAGACCGAAGAAAAAGCCGGAGAATACGCCGAGGATTTGGCGGCGAGCATGTTGGCCACGATTTTGGGCATTGAGTTTAACTCGGATACCGCTTGGGATGAGAGAGAGCAGCTTTTTAAAATGTCCGGTAAGATTGTGCGCACGTCAAACGTCACCCAATCGGCTATCGGCAACAAAGACGGCCTTTGGACGACGGTCTTTGCGGCCGCGGTGTTCGTGGAAGATAACAATGATAACGCGCCGGAACAAAAAACAACATGA
- a CDS encoding NAD-dependent epimerase/dehydratase family protein, translating into MKIFITGTSGYIGGMLADRFAENQEVEKIIALDTNSDLATRLPSGNRVALVQHNLGDPGWEEKVLAAGRPDVVIHCAYVIREGYGKKRAWQIKSNITAAEKVFDFVSKNKIPRLIHFSTVASYGALPGNSTNYKFKESDPFREEKYLYGADKKIIEEKLKAALQPSSATQVLVIRPCAITGPRGQFMFKRFGLLRAVKFGLPVVPVTGPDSARQFVHEDDIWEAVRFMADGEVSSKYEVFNVAPADFFLLKDMAKEISKLSIRVPMWLGKLCFGVLWHLSRGRIPTVPAGINSYTYPIIVDGSKITNYGFKYQYTGREALKADRGYYSRFVDK; encoded by the coding sequence ATGAAAATTTTTATAACCGGAACGTCGGGATACATAGGCGGGATGCTCGCTGACCGCTTTGCTGAAAATCAGGAAGTTGAAAAAATAATCGCTTTGGATACGAATTCGGACTTGGCAACTCGGTTGCCAAGTGGCAACCGAGTTGCTTTGGTTCAGCATAATCTTGGCGACCCCGGCTGGGAAGAAAAGGTCTTGGCCGCAGGCAGGCCGGACGTTGTTATCCATTGCGCCTACGTTATCCGCGAGGGCTACGGTAAAAAAAGGGCCTGGCAGATAAAATCCAATATCACCGCGGCCGAGAAGGTTTTTGATTTTGTTTCAAAAAACAAGATACCGCGGCTTATACATTTTTCAACCGTCGCTTCTTACGGCGCGCTTCCCGGTAATTCCACGAACTATAAATTCAAAGAATCCGACCCTTTCCGCGAGGAAAAGTATCTTTACGGCGCGGATAAAAAAATAATTGAAGAAAAATTAAAAGCCGCGCTTCAGCCGTCTTCCGCGACGCAGGTTTTGGTAATCCGCCCGTGCGCCATCACGGGTCCCCGGGGGCAGTTTATGTTCAAGCGCTTCGGACTTCTGCGCGCGGTAAAATTTGGCCTCCCGGTTGTGCCGGTGACTGGGCCGGATTCCGCGAGGCAGTTTGTCCACGAAGACGATATCTGGGAGGCCGTCCGGTTTATGGCAGACGGAGAGGTGTCTTCAAAATACGAAGTTTTCAACGTTGCTCCGGCCGACTTCTTTTTGCTGAAAGATATGGCGAAAGAAATCAGCAAACTCTCAATAAGGGTGCCGATGTGGCTGGGGAAACTATGCTTCGGCGTTTTGTGGCATCTTTCGCGGGGGAGGATTCCAACGGTCCCGGCGGGCATCAATTCTTACACTTACCCGATTATCGTTGACGGCTCAAAAATCACAAACTATGGATTTAAGTACCAATACACCGGCCGCGAGGCGCTTAAAGCGGATAGGGGCTACTACAGCCGTTTTGTGGATAAATAA
- a CDS encoding NAD-dependent epimerase/dehydratase family protein, which yields MKVLVTGGAGFIGSHLVDALIEKGHEVHIIDNLETGKRENINPKAVFHQADIKNYNVLRAAQKAGVKKLIYSSSSSVYGKNSTPFREDMKPDPLNPYAAQKLMGELYCRNFSELYGLPTVILRYFNVYGPREILTGAYATVIGIFRQQLKEGKPMTMVADGNKKTRDFTHVKDVVCANILAMESTKVGKAEIINIGTGKNYTVKELADMFGGPIQIIPARIGETAVTLADNSKAREILGWEPTTSLPEGIAGLKKLHGLV from the coding sequence ATGAAAGTTCTTGTAACCGGCGGAGCCGGGTTTATTGGATCGCATTTGGTTGATGCCTTAATAGAAAAAGGGCATGAAGTGCATATTATTGATAATTTAGAAACGGGGAAGCGCGAAAATATAAATCCGAAAGCCGTTTTTCACCAAGCTGATATAAAAAATTATAATGTGCTTCGCGCCGCGCAAAAAGCCGGAGTCAAAAAACTGATTTACTCCAGCTCATCCTCGGTGTATGGAAAAAACTCCACGCCTTTCCGCGAAGACATGAAGCCCGATCCGTTGAATCCGTACGCGGCCCAAAAACTCATGGGCGAGTTGTACTGCAGAAATTTTTCGGAGCTTTATGGCTTGCCGACCGTGATTTTAAGATATTTTAACGTTTACGGGCCGAGAGAAATTTTGACCGGGGCATACGCTACTGTTATCGGCATTTTCCGCCAGCAACTAAAAGAAGGGAAACCAATGACTATGGTGGCGGATGGGAATAAAAAAACGCGCGATTTCACACATGTTAAGGATGTTGTCTGCGCGAATATTTTAGCGATGGAATCCACAAAAGTAGGCAAGGCGGAGATAATAAATATCGGCACTGGCAAAAATTATACCGTAAAAGAGCTGGCAGATATGTTTGGCGGGCCGATTCAGATTATCCCCGCGCGTATCGGAGAGACGGCGGTTACTTTGGCTGATAATTCAAAAGCCCGCGAGATTTTAGGCTGGGAGCCAACCACTTCTCTTCCGGAGGGCATTGCGGGACTCAAAAAACTTCACGGCTTGGTATAA
- a CDS encoding nitroreductase family protein, with protein sequence MILDVIKSRRTQRHFSDKPVPEEYVEKILEAASWAPSSCNMQLLGLIRVTDPALRQKLVYEAKSAGEAARAPVLFVATYDKRFSQEYHSNIQSGAAAIQNMVLTAESLGLGAYWAASVGKEEIVRSIFKIPERREILALVMFGWPDKKPIPPRRRPPAEFVHNNFYDGSRDLPLSGDPDDWPIEQLKAFQEFRVWSGAKYRPYLREEFSAVLDSIKAHAPADAKEWIDFLPSTGAYLEGLVRIFPRARFKILEIADQLARFSIERIGGAGKPENPVDYANYNFAGAESRADAVSCLFRLEAYPTDLHEKILEDLSSLVKPGGMLILGVCNKFSYFLPLHRLKARRKKEIRFPVMTPQMVAPFKPVDPDWTCGILRRAGFSLEARECLFLFPTIEELTPYYSKSPPLPFSLFVKAARMFSKMMPRQVWRKYAKIQLFFLRKENDGRPSGIS encoded by the coding sequence ATGATTTTAGATGTCATTAAATCGCGGCGCACCCAGCGGCATTTTTCCGATAAGCCCGTGCCGGAGGAATATGTTGAAAAAATTCTTGAGGCGGCCAGCTGGGCGCCGAGCTCCTGCAATATGCAGCTTCTGGGGCTGATTCGCGTAACCGACCCGGCGCTCCGCCAAAAACTTGTTTATGAAGCGAAGTCCGCCGGCGAGGCCGCGAGAGCCCCGGTGCTTTTTGTGGCTACTTACGATAAAAGATTCAGCCAGGAATACCATTCAAACATCCAATCCGGCGCGGCGGCGATTCAAAATATGGTCCTTACCGCGGAAAGTCTTGGTTTGGGAGCTTATTGGGCGGCGAGCGTTGGGAAAGAAGAAATTGTGCGGAGCATTTTTAAAATACCTGAAAGGCGCGAGATTCTTGCTTTGGTTATGTTCGGCTGGCCGGACAAAAAGCCGATTCCTCCGCGGCGAAGGCCGCCGGCGGAGTTTGTGCATAATAATTTCTACGACGGCAGCCGCGACCTGCCGCTTTCCGGGGACCCGGACGACTGGCCAATTGAGCAGTTGAAAGCATTTCAGGAATTCAGGGTCTGGAGCGGCGCGAAATACCGCCCCTATCTTAGGGAGGAGTTCTCGGCGGTTCTTGATTCAATCAAAGCGCACGCGCCCGCTGACGCGAAGGAATGGATTGATTTTTTGCCGTCAACCGGCGCGTATTTGGAGGGCTTGGTCAGGATTTTTCCGCGCGCGAGATTTAAAATTCTGGAGATTGCCGACCAACTGGCGCGTTTTTCAATAGAAAGAATCGGCGGCGCGGGCAAGCCGGAGAACCCTGTTGATTACGCCAATTACAATTTTGCGGGCGCGGAAAGCAGAGCCGACGCGGTTTCCTGCCTTTTTCGTTTGGAAGCGTATCCGACCGATTTGCATGAAAAAATACTGGAAGATCTGTCGTCTTTGGTAAAGCCGGGCGGTATGCTGATTTTAGGCGTCTGCAACAAATTTTCTTATTTTTTGCCCCTGCACCGCCTCAAGGCGCGCCGCAAAAAAGAAATTCGTTTTCCGGTGATGACTCCGCAGATGGTGGCGCCATTCAAGCCGGTTGATCCGGACTGGACTTGTGGGATATTAAGGAGAGCTGGGTTCAGTTTGGAAGCGCGGGAATGTTTGTTTCTTTTTCCGACAATTGAAGAGCTGACTCCTTATTACAGCAAGTCCCCGCCATTGCCGTTTTCATTATTTGTCAAAGCCGCGAGGATGTTTTCTAAAATGATGCCGCGGCAGGTTTGGAGAAAATACGCGAAGATACAATTATTTTTTTTGAGGAAGGAGAACGATGGACGCCCCTCTGGGATTTCTTAA
- a CDS encoding exopolysaccharide biosynthesis polyprenyl glycosylphosphotransferase, whose amino-acid sequence MYNWNVKSKFLVLVLLFGDLLSFVLALWASLTVRFFFLPYGSYLWSYRVFLEDHLLPFSLIFLMWILVLYLAGFYSTLVIGYRLSLAQALVRVHVINSVIAVVFFYIFLPYFFLAPKANLILYLIFSFALLFLWRAWNMPFLKNAFGAATLYFIGPGPELRELVMAFSHNPYYSNIRVVGAKRAEEIKSASDIDLSALERAAAAGGFAAVVSPTSIGAPYQHNEAIVRKFYEPIFKGVQFFSFQKFYESVFHKVPASLVDEAWLLENISSPSRAIYDFAKRFVDIIISLSAGIISLIFYPFIILAMKLDDGGPVFYVPERVGQNGRKFRPFKFRTMKVGAPVSWFEKGDPRVTKIGRFLRKTSLDELPQLWNVFLGDISLVGPRPDVADFARELEQKIPYYKVRTLVKPGLTGWAQVSQKVKGENPSSMEETKERLTYDLYYIKNRSFLLDLAIILKTLHLVLSRIGFFK is encoded by the coding sequence ATGTATAATTGGAATGTCAAATCAAAGTTTCTTGTTCTGGTCCTGCTTTTTGGCGATTTGCTGTCTTTCGTCTTGGCCCTTTGGGCGTCCTTGACCGTCCGCTTTTTTTTTCTGCCGTACGGGAGTTATCTTTGGTCATATAGGGTTTTTTTGGAAGACCACTTATTGCCATTCAGCTTGATATTTTTGATGTGGATTTTGGTCTTGTATCTCGCTGGGTTTTACAGCACTCTTGTAATCGGCTATCGGCTTTCTCTGGCGCAGGCCTTGGTCAGGGTCCATGTTATAAACAGCGTGATAGCGGTTGTTTTCTTTTATATTTTCCTGCCGTATTTTTTTCTGGCGCCGAAAGCGAATTTAATCTTATACCTTATTTTTTCTTTCGCGCTTTTGTTTTTATGGAGAGCGTGGAATATGCCGTTTTTGAAAAACGCTTTCGGCGCCGCCACCCTTTATTTTATCGGGCCGGGTCCGGAGCTCCGGGAGCTCGTTATGGCTTTTTCGCACAATCCTTACTACAGCAATATAAGGGTGGTCGGCGCGAAGCGCGCCGAGGAAATAAAATCGGCATCTGACATAGATCTTTCCGCGCTGGAGCGCGCCGCCGCCGCAGGCGGATTCGCCGCCGTGGTTTCGCCGACTTCCATAGGAGCGCCCTATCAACATAACGAAGCGATTGTAAGAAAGTTTTACGAGCCGATATTTAAGGGCGTGCAGTTTTTCAGTTTTCAGAAATTTTATGAATCCGTTTTCCACAAGGTTCCGGCGTCTTTGGTTGACGAGGCGTGGCTTTTGGAAAATATATCCTCTCCCTCCCGCGCTATTTACGATTTTGCGAAGAGGTTCGTTGATATAATTATTTCATTGTCCGCCGGAATAATTTCTTTGATATTTTACCCGTTTATAATTTTGGCCATGAAACTGGACGACGGCGGGCCGGTTTTTTACGTGCCCGAACGCGTCGGACAGAACGGCAGAAAGTTCAGGCCCTTTAAATTTCGCACGATGAAAGTGGGGGCGCCCGTCAGCTGGTTTGAAAAGGGCGACCCGCGCGTCACGAAAATAGGCAGATTTTTGCGGAAGACGTCTTTGGACGAGCTGCCCCAGCTCTGGAACGTTTTTTTGGGCGACATAAGCTTGGTGGGCCCGCGGCCGGACGTGGCGGATTTCGCGCGGGAGCTTGAACAAAAAATTCCTTATTATAAAGTGCGCACGCTGGTTAAGCCGGGGCTTACCGGCTGGGCGCAGGTTTCCCAAAAAGTCAAAGGAGAGAACCCCAGCTCGATGGAGGAAACAAAGGAGCGCTTGACGTATGACCTTTACTACATCAAAAACAGGTCGTTTCTTCTGGACTTGGCGATAATTTTAAAAACACTGCACTTGGTCTTATCCAGAATCGGGTTTTTCAAATAA
- a CDS encoding peptidoglycan-binding protein has protein sequence MKIYFKIFAILMSVPFAFASAVGDATLQPGVIITLNGKNWTVSGNASVMDSITVNEADFSVTMSAGQTIKLNSTDRVTLTVPETASIQSSAACTSSDNTHTITNPSGGATATFSVTGNTTTCSTGGGGGGGGGGGGGGGGGGSYAPTVPVVSQTPAATAAQPSPVAQAVSPVFNSDLAIGSRGNDVTRLQQLLARDESIYPEGTVSGYFGNLTAQAVKRFQAKYGISQVGRVGPQTRAKLEEVFGKATPAAPEVAQPPPITPLFSSGLSIGVVSEDVKFLQQILNSDPDTQVSSFGVGSPGEETTYFGSLTGRAVQKFQVKYGIAKAGDPGYGYVGPKTRAKLGVIFGVAPAPTPTPAPAPTPTPAPTPSSSEVPWFLQLQSAPRAQ, from the coding sequence ATGAAAATTTACTTTAAAATTTTCGCCATCTTAATGTCAGTTCCTTTTGCCTTTGCCTCGGCTGTGGGAGACGCGACTCTACAGCCGGGCGTCATAATTACTTTAAATGGCAAAAATTGGACTGTTTCAGGAAACGCGTCTGTTATGGATTCTATAACGGTCAATGAGGCCGATTTTTCCGTGACTATGTCCGCAGGCCAGACCATCAAGCTGAATTCCACGGACAGAGTGACTCTAACCGTGCCGGAAACCGCTTCAATACAATCCAGCGCGGCTTGCACTTCGTCAGATAATACTCACACAATAACCAACCCATCCGGCGGCGCAACCGCAACTTTTTCCGTTACCGGTAACACTACTACTTGCAGCACTGGCGGTGGAGGCGGCGGTGGCGGAGGAGGAGGCGGTGGTGGCGGTGGTGGCGGCTCTTACGCGCCAACCGTTCCGGTTGTGTCGCAAACACCGGCCGCAACGGCCGCCCAGCCATCTCCAGTAGCTCAAGCCGTAAGTCCGGTTTTTAACAGCGATCTGGCCATTGGTTCAAGAGGCAATGACGTGACGCGACTCCAACAATTACTGGCTCGGGATGAAAGTATTTATCCGGAGGGGACAGTCAGCGGTTATTTTGGGAATTTGACTGCGCAAGCGGTTAAACGTTTCCAGGCAAAATACGGCATCTCGCAAGTCGGCAGAGTAGGCCCGCAGACAAGGGCAAAACTGGAAGAAGTTTTCGGGAAAGCAACCCCGGCCGCGCCCGAAGTGGCCCAACCCCCACCGATTACACCGCTTTTCTCATCCGGCTTGAGCATCGGCGTGGTTAGCGAAGATGTGAAGTTCCTGCAGCAGATTTTGAACTCCGACCCCGATACTCAAGTTTCTTCTTTCGGCGTCGGCTCTCCGGGTGAGGAGACGACTTATTTCGGCTCTCTTACCGGGCGCGCCGTTCAAAAATTCCAGGTGAAATACGGAATTGCCAAAGCCGGCGATCCCGGCTATGGATATGTGGGGCCAAAAACTCGCGCAAAGCTGGGAGTAATTTTTGGAGTCGCTCCCGCCCCGACTCCCACGCCCGCGCCTGCACCGACGCCAACTCCGGCTCCGACGCCGTCTTCAAGCGAAGTCCCATGGTTCCTGCAGCTGCAATCCGCTCCGAGAGCCCAATAA